The Sulfolobus islandicus Y.N.15.51 sequence ACGTCTAATTAAAGCGTAATTTAATGCTACATTAACTATTCTTTTAGAGGCAAACTCAGTGGTTACTTTAATAGCTATTGCTACTCCACTAGACGGAACAAATTCAAACCCTTTATACAAATCTTCTGTATTTTCTCTTACAATTAGTAAATCAACATTAGAATATTTTGACTGAACATTTGGCAGTGACTTAGCTGGTCTAATATTTGCATACATATCATACATTTGTCTCAATTTAACTACAACATCCATTGCAGTCTCTCCAACTGGACCTTTTAGAATTATATCCGCCTTTTCTATAACGCTTAAGGTTTGTTTAGGTAAGGCTTCGCCATATTTATTTAATGCTGTATCGCCAGCCTCAACTTCAATTAAGTTAATATCAAGATTGTATTTCTCTATTAGCTTAGCTATAACTCTTTTACTTCCTTCGTATAACTCTGGTCCTATGCCGTCACCAGGAATTACGGCTACTTGAAAAGTCATATGTAAAGAAAATTAGTCTAGCTTAAAACCTTTTGATCTTATCTTATTCGCTATCTCCCCTAAGAGATTATAAGTTTGAGGGGACGTACGTTTTATGACGCCAAATTCATAACCTAAAATTCTAATAAGCTTTTCTAGTTCCTTACCCTTATATATATCTAATCTAGTATAATTAACTAGAAAGTCAACCGAAATGTAATCACCCCTATTATACGCTCTAGTTAAATTAGAATTTATTTCTAAATCTAGTGGATTTACTGAAAATATTGATGGATCAGCATTAGAGACCTTACTGCACTCTGCGTAAATAATATTCAGATTATTGAGAATTGGGACATTATACTCACTATCCATATTAAAAGTCAGCTTATCTAGCATGGAAAGGATGAAAAAATTTATATCTAAGGTTACATGTATAGAACATATCCGATTCTTTTCTAGATTAGAATATGTTAATGTACTTTTATATATTTTAAATCGAAGCTCATTTGCTTCAACTATTATACCTAGTGGTTTTATTATAGGTTTTATCCCAGAAGTACCGACTAACACCTCATATATCCCGTCATGAGGAAAGAACATTTTTAAAAACTTCTTCATAAATCACTTGTGCTATTACAACATCTAAAAA is a genomic window containing:
- a CDS encoding DUF447 domain-containing protein, giving the protein MKKFLKMFFPHDGIYEVLVGTSGIKPIIKPLGIIVEANELRFKIYKSTLTYSNLEKNRICSIHVTLDINFFILSMLDKLTFNMDSEYNVPILNNLNIIYAECSKVSNADPSIFSVNPLDLEINSNLTRAYNRGDYISVDFLVNYTRLDIYKGKELEKLIRILGYEFGVIKRTSPQTYNLLGEIANKIRSKGFKLD